The Nitrospira sp. genome contains a region encoding:
- a CDS encoding multicopper oxidase domain-containing protein, with protein sequence MRSSQLEQTRRQKNAGVMLRFQSLALASSLAFAPIGFAAEQHRHHDNAGQASADKVIYREGGSILHDRMMDEVKRQQEFIGAKGGYSNGANSHMLQQGVLLVAEDPSKVAVSGGQRCPANAPVKEYHVSAINVEITLSRFLDYFPGYMYVLTENVEKVRGEEKANSDAREKENDPGAVSNGLQGDIIQPLVIRANQGDCLKLTLHNQINDEPTNLVINGSSMVVTATGKPATPSNPDTTVAVGGQRSFEWYIQPDTQEGARFFRSHASREQFNLGLIGMLVVEPRGSRYLSPFDGQPMPSGWEAMIEDPNGADFREFAIFYHEAGDEAFRLLNKKGEMLPQRDPHTDSYRPGARLLNYRSEPHGTRIELQAHMGFYGDESMAYGSYTFGDPATTIPRSYLGDPAKFRMAGGSEIVHSHHLHGGSIRWARQPGNSQLDFAVSKNGPVKFPPISDTSDRLDVQSIGPTEVYDQVIEGGSGGLQALAGEFVFHCHIPQHYVTGMWGFWRVYNTLQAPGFQTDVMKPLVELPDRAGKMKGGIPSDKLVGTTVDWYGGKKYEITKDRTDWKADPVKVSLKDWVEMMLPPQGKPGKKNSEKDQTLAYDATVNDWAWDGHKALTELETAYEWVNYKSATPGKRQEILFDARSGKLAWPWLRPHLGRRVPFSPSHSGAPWLEPIHRRDDGSNSTEPPRPGEQGPWSLCPEGAPQKFFNIHAITLPITLKRATAKTPAIVDPDGMLYVLHEEEQDVRKTSAKQMPLVIRGNVQDCIDVVYTSELKDDQRQGFSSKTNLHPHMFQFDTQASDGPIIGFSYEMSLRPFTILKDEHPGKGMPVPMNTTIEADAAKGTATITVKDASRYHVKTELGVGMDEVGRFESARISKISGNQITFERPLKYHHKKGEIVSVEWIRERWYVDADFGTTFWHDHVFGLDGWGHGFYSTFIAEPPRSTYHDPVTGKEVRSGPVADIHTTEPVSAHIKGSFREIVTQVMDSNPRTSELITTDNPQAKVGAISVDGTPSAVYPARLNLLPMKFLNGGEATTGGGYNMRVEPLSVRLANNPDPSQLFSSSIHGDPETPMLRAYLGDPVVVRLIEGSANEVHSWHISGHWFPMERYSKDSIPRSTLHVVIGERYDAAIPAAGGPQQMAGDYLYYSGRASHFAEGSWGIFRVFDQADATLKPLPGRAEIPQSAKSVCPADAPVKTFNVAAIDKAIRYNKGTPGVMEVDLERKMVLGNETGKMYVLEGEKTKVASGSLEPSPLTLHVNVGDCIKVNLKNEMAKDRAGFHVDNLAYDPKESMGINAGNNPGDQTVAPGQSRTYTYYAHPEFGENAALIQDWGNVIENPRNGLFGAIIIGPKGSRYRDPASGEDLSDKSSWKADVIVDRTLSGNEHRQNYRSFALLFQDEDNIIGTSFMPYIQKVAGVTAVNYRSEPTDYRTEKGCAYSEIFVCVKAGEQPVTPTIAAHVGDPVVIHVLGAFSEQVQLFSVSGHEWKHEPYLTGADLVSTMEFGGSEVINAWLHGGAGGPNSIPGDYLWLNQRPGYLDAGHWGMLKVLDRDSRAILPLSGRSPATQQAEEPSPVQSLPVSTQVK encoded by the coding sequence ATGAGGTCCAGTCAACTTGAACAAACGCGGAGGCAGAAGAACGCCGGCGTGATGCTGCGATTCCAAAGCCTGGCGTTGGCGAGCAGTTTAGCGTTCGCACCGATAGGATTTGCTGCCGAGCAACATCGTCATCACGACAATGCGGGCCAGGCATCGGCAGACAAGGTCATCTATCGCGAGGGCGGGTCGATCCTGCACGATCGAATGATGGATGAGGTCAAGCGCCAGCAAGAGTTCATAGGGGCGAAAGGTGGCTATAGTAATGGGGCCAATAGCCACATGCTCCAGCAGGGCGTTCTGCTGGTCGCGGAAGACCCGTCCAAGGTTGCTGTCAGCGGCGGCCAACGGTGTCCGGCCAACGCGCCGGTCAAAGAGTACCACGTCTCTGCGATCAACGTCGAAATCACGTTGAGCCGGTTTCTCGACTACTTCCCGGGCTACATGTATGTGCTGACCGAGAATGTTGAGAAGGTGCGGGGCGAGGAGAAAGCCAACAGTGACGCTCGAGAGAAAGAGAACGATCCCGGCGCGGTGTCGAACGGATTGCAAGGAGACATCATTCAGCCTTTAGTGATCCGCGCCAATCAAGGCGATTGCCTCAAGCTGACCCTCCACAACCAGATCAACGATGAACCGACCAATCTCGTCATCAACGGGTCGTCCATGGTCGTGACTGCCACGGGCAAGCCGGCGACTCCTTCGAACCCGGATACGACGGTGGCGGTTGGAGGGCAGCGGAGTTTTGAATGGTACATCCAACCGGACACGCAAGAGGGCGCGCGATTCTTCCGGTCACATGCCTCGCGCGAGCAATTCAATCTGGGCTTGATCGGGATGCTCGTGGTGGAACCACGCGGATCGCGTTATCTCAGTCCATTCGATGGTCAGCCGATGCCGAGTGGTTGGGAGGCGATGATTGAAGATCCGAACGGTGCGGACTTCCGAGAGTTCGCGATCTTCTACCATGAGGCCGGTGACGAGGCCTTTCGGCTCTTGAACAAGAAAGGTGAGATGCTGCCGCAGCGCGATCCCCACACCGATTCGTATCGGCCGGGCGCCCGGCTGCTCAATTATCGCAGCGAGCCGCACGGTACGCGCATCGAGCTTCAGGCGCACATGGGGTTCTACGGCGACGAGTCGATGGCGTACGGCTCCTATACGTTCGGTGATCCGGCGACGACGATTCCCAGGTCCTACCTCGGCGATCCGGCCAAATTCCGGATGGCAGGCGGGTCGGAAATCGTGCATTCGCATCATCTCCACGGCGGGTCCATCCGGTGGGCGCGCCAGCCGGGGAACAGTCAGCTCGACTTTGCGGTGTCGAAGAACGGCCCGGTGAAGTTCCCTCCGATCAGCGATACTTCGGATCGATTGGACGTACAGTCCATCGGACCGACGGAAGTGTACGATCAGGTGATCGAGGGTGGATCCGGCGGACTCCAGGCGTTGGCCGGTGAGTTCGTGTTCCATTGCCATATCCCCCAACATTATGTGACGGGCATGTGGGGATTCTGGCGTGTCTACAATACGCTGCAAGCGCCGGGGTTCCAGACCGACGTCATGAAACCGCTCGTGGAACTTCCTGACCGTGCGGGCAAGATGAAAGGAGGCATTCCATCGGACAAGCTGGTCGGCACCACAGTGGATTGGTACGGTGGGAAGAAGTACGAGATCACGAAGGATCGGACTGATTGGAAAGCAGATCCGGTGAAGGTCTCCCTCAAGGACTGGGTCGAGATGATGCTTCCTCCGCAAGGCAAGCCGGGTAAGAAGAACAGCGAAAAGGATCAGACACTCGCGTACGATGCGACCGTGAATGATTGGGCTTGGGATGGCCACAAGGCGCTCACTGAGCTGGAGACCGCGTATGAGTGGGTGAACTACAAGTCGGCCACGCCCGGGAAGCGGCAGGAGATTCTCTTCGATGCGCGATCCGGCAAACTCGCTTGGCCGTGGTTGCGGCCGCATCTGGGCCGTCGTGTCCCCTTCTCGCCAAGCCATAGCGGTGCCCCATGGCTGGAACCGATCCATCGCCGGGACGACGGCAGCAACTCGACGGAGCCACCGAGGCCTGGAGAGCAGGGACCGTGGAGTCTATGTCCTGAAGGAGCGCCGCAAAAATTCTTCAACATCCATGCGATTACGTTGCCGATCACACTGAAGAGGGCGACCGCCAAGACACCGGCGATCGTGGACCCGGACGGCATGCTCTATGTGCTGCATGAAGAAGAGCAGGACGTCCGGAAAACTTCCGCCAAGCAGATGCCATTGGTGATCCGCGGGAACGTGCAGGATTGCATCGACGTCGTCTACACGAGCGAGTTGAAGGACGATCAGCGTCAAGGGTTCTCCAGCAAGACGAACCTGCACCCGCACATGTTCCAGTTCGACACTCAGGCGTCGGATGGTCCCATCATCGGTTTCTCCTACGAGATGTCGCTGCGACCCTTCACCATCTTGAAGGACGAACACCCCGGCAAAGGTATGCCGGTGCCGATGAACACGACGATCGAAGCCGATGCCGCCAAGGGAACGGCGACCATCACGGTCAAGGATGCCTCGCGCTATCACGTGAAGACGGAACTCGGCGTGGGCATGGACGAGGTCGGCCGGTTTGAATCAGCACGAATCAGCAAGATCAGTGGAAACCAGATCACGTTTGAGCGGCCGCTCAAGTATCACCACAAGAAGGGCGAAATCGTCTCGGTGGAGTGGATCAGAGAACGGTGGTACGTGGACGCCGATTTCGGCACCACGTTCTGGCACGACCATGTGTTCGGATTGGATGGCTGGGGCCACGGCTTTTACTCAACGTTTATCGCCGAGCCGCCGCGATCGACCTATCATGACCCGGTGACCGGTAAGGAAGTCCGCAGCGGACCGGTGGCCGACATTCACACGACCGAACCGGTGTCCGCGCATATCAAGGGTTCGTTCCGTGAGATCGTCACGCAGGTCATGGATTCCAACCCCAGAACGTCGGAACTGATCACCACCGACAATCCGCAGGCGAAGGTCGGAGCAATTTCCGTCGACGGGACCCCTTCCGCAGTGTACCCCGCCCGGCTCAATCTGTTGCCGATGAAATTCTTGAACGGCGGCGAAGCGACGACCGGCGGCGGCTACAACATGCGGGTTGAGCCGTTGTCTGTGCGGCTCGCCAACAACCCCGATCCATCGCAGTTGTTCAGCAGCTCGATTCACGGAGATCCCGAGACCCCGATGTTGCGGGCCTATCTGGGCGATCCGGTGGTCGTCCGGTTGATTGAAGGATCGGCCAACGAAGTGCATTCCTGGCACATCAGCGGCCATTGGTTCCCGATGGAGCGGTACAGCAAGGACTCGATCCCGCGCAGCACGTTGCACGTCGTGATCGGAGAGCGGTATGACGCGGCCATCCCGGCCGCAGGGGGACCGCAGCAGATGGCCGGAGACTATCTCTACTACAGCGGGCGCGCGTCTCACTTCGCGGAAGGCAGCTGGGGGATTTTCAGAGTGTTCGATCAGGCGGATGCGACGCTGAAGCCGCTGCCGGGTCGGGCGGAGATTCCTCAATCGGCGAAGTCCGTCTGTCCGGCCGATGCGCCGGTCAAGACCTTCAATGTCGCCGCCATCGATAAGGCGATCCGGTACAACAAAGGAACGCCCGGTGTGATGGAGGTGGACTTGGAGCGGAAGATGGTGCTGGGCAACGAAACCGGAAAGATGTACGTGCTCGAAGGTGAAAAGACGAAGGTTGCCTCGGGCAGCCTCGAACCGAGTCCGCTTACCCTGCATGTGAATGTCGGCGATTGCATCAAGGTCAATCTGAAGAACGAAATGGCCAAAGATCGGGCCGGATTCCACGTCGATAATTTGGCCTACGATCCCAAGGAATCGATGGGGATCAACGCGGGCAACAACCCCGGTGACCAGACCGTCGCGCCGGGACAAAGCCGGACCTACACGTACTATGCCCATCCTGAATTCGGCGAAAACGCGGCTCTGATTCAGGACTGGGGAAACGTGATTGAAAATCCCCGAAACGGGCTCTTTGGCGCGATCATCATCGGTCCGAAGGGATCGCGTTATCGCGATCCGGCCAGCGGCGAAGATCTGAGCGACAAGAGCTCCTGGAAGGCGGACGTGATCGTCGATCGCACTCTGTCGGGGAATGAACATCGGCAGAACTATCGGTCGTTCGCGCTGCTGTTCCAGGATGAGGACAATATCATCGGCACCAGCTTCATGCCGTACATCCAAAAAGTCGCTGGTGTGACGGCGGTGAACTATCGGTCCGAGCCGACGGATTACCGCACTGAGAAAGGCTGTGCGTACAGTGAAATCTTCGTGTGCGTGAAGGCTGGTGAGCAGCCGGTGACGCCGACCATCGCCGCGCATGTCGGCGATCCGGTCGTGATTCATGTGCTAGGTGCCTTCAGCGAACAGGTCCAGCTGTTCAGCGTGTCCGGTCATGAATGGAAACATGAGCCCTACCTGACCGGGGCGGACCTCGTCAGCACCATGGAATTCGGCGGGTCCGAGGTCATCAATGCCTGGTTGCACGGCGGGGCCGGTGGGCCGAACAGTATCCCCGGCGACTATCTCTGGCTCAACCAGAGGCCCGGGTACCTTGACGCCGGTCACTGGGGAATGTTGAAGGTTTTGGATCGTGACAGCCGCGCGATTTTGCCGTTGAGCGGTCGGAGTCCGGCCACCCAACAGGCGGAAGAGCCATCGCCGGTGCAATCCCTACCGGTGTCCACGCAGGTCAAGTAG
- a CDS encoding carboxypeptidase regulatory-like domain-containing protein: MKQAIRVGLCTVGCLSAMLTLGFRQDAGAYESGTVTEAATVRGKVMFAGTVPPPKEFELRRYADEVFCGALSDGKGRRFLKEVNIGGEGGLKDVVVIVEGIERGKPFTFTDAQMEANICQFLPFVTVVSDKRQVTVTNRDPVAHDIQGYAYDQAGVDIVLHRPALQASGTTDVVQLVKGRKVFTMQCGRHPYMQNWGYAIDNPYYAVTDLEGSFAIGDLPAGTYRIKAWHPILGMQEREITVKPNETVSLDLLFENK; this comes from the coding sequence ATGAAACAAGCGATTCGAGTAGGGCTATGCACAGTGGGTTGCCTGTCGGCCATGTTGACGTTGGGGTTTCGTCAGGATGCCGGAGCCTATGAGTCAGGAACCGTAACCGAGGCCGCGACGGTGCGCGGCAAGGTGATGTTTGCGGGAACGGTTCCGCCTCCAAAAGAATTTGAGTTGCGGCGCTATGCCGATGAAGTGTTCTGTGGAGCGCTCTCGGACGGAAAGGGGCGCCGATTCTTGAAAGAGGTCAATATCGGAGGAGAAGGCGGACTCAAGGATGTGGTCGTGATCGTGGAGGGAATCGAGAGAGGGAAGCCGTTCACCTTCACGGATGCCCAGATGGAAGCGAACATTTGTCAGTTCCTCCCATTTGTGACCGTGGTCAGCGATAAGCGCCAAGTCACCGTCACCAATCGGGATCCGGTTGCCCACGATATTCAAGGCTACGCCTATGACCAGGCTGGAGTGGATATCGTGCTCCATCGGCCGGCGCTGCAAGCCAGCGGGACTACGGATGTGGTTCAATTAGTGAAAGGACGAAAGGTCTTCACCATGCAGTGCGGGCGGCATCCCTACATGCAGAATTGGGGATATGCCATCGACAATCCCTACTATGCGGTGACGGATCTCGAGGGCTCATTCGCCATTGGAGATCTTCCGGCCGGCACCTACCGCATCAAGGCCTGGCACCCTATTTTGGGAATGCAAGAGCGGGAGATCACCGTGAAACCGAATGAGACGGTCTCCCTCGATCTGTTGTTTGAAAACAAGTAA
- a CDS encoding NAD(P)/FAD-dependent oxidoreductase yields MSKGKARVVILGGGFGGMYAALAFERALARGAAVDVTLVNHDNFFLFTPMLHEVAASDLDITNIVSPIRKLLRRVTFFHGEIEAIDLVQQRVGLSHGHEQHCHSLPYDHLVLALGSTTNFFNIPGVASRAFTMKSLSDAIVLRNHLIANLEEADFECGGGFRAPLLNFVVAGGGFAGVETIAAMNDFLREAVRFFPHLRGDMLRLILVSAGPVILPELGEKLGTYAQRKLGEQQVEIHANCKVTAVTDRDVMLSDGTTVTTNTLVWTAGITPHALLATLPCPKTKGRVLVNEYLEVPGCPGVWALGDCALVPDGRTGAFHPPTAQHALREGRVAARNILATVRGAPMKPFRYATIGLLAPIGKRTGVANILGVNFSGFFAWWLWRTIYLLKLPRLEKKLLVALDWTLDVLFSKDLVHFRTSRPRTPPPAADEFEKPA; encoded by the coding sequence ATGTCCAAAGGTAAGGCACGCGTGGTGATTTTGGGCGGGGGGTTCGGGGGCATGTATGCGGCGTTGGCCTTCGAACGGGCGTTGGCGCGCGGCGCGGCCGTCGACGTCACGCTCGTCAACCACGATAACTTTTTCCTCTTCACCCCGATGCTGCACGAGGTCGCCGCGAGCGACCTCGACATCACCAATATCGTCAGCCCGATCCGCAAGCTGCTGCGGCGGGTGACGTTCTTTCATGGCGAGATCGAGGCCATCGATCTCGTGCAGCAACGCGTCGGCCTGTCGCATGGGCACGAGCAGCATTGCCACTCGCTGCCCTATGACCACCTCGTGCTGGCCCTCGGCTCCACCACGAATTTCTTCAACATTCCCGGGGTGGCCAGCCGGGCGTTCACGATGAAGTCCCTGAGTGACGCGATTGTGCTCCGCAACCATCTCATTGCCAATCTGGAGGAAGCGGACTTTGAGTGTGGGGGGGGCTTCCGGGCGCCGCTGCTGAACTTCGTCGTGGCCGGCGGCGGGTTTGCGGGGGTCGAAACCATTGCGGCCATGAATGACTTTTTGCGGGAGGCGGTGCGGTTCTTTCCACATCTTCGGGGCGACATGTTGCGGCTCATCCTGGTCAGTGCGGGGCCGGTGATCTTACCGGAACTCGGGGAGAAGCTCGGCACGTACGCTCAGCGCAAGCTTGGGGAGCAGCAGGTGGAAATCCATGCGAACTGTAAAGTCACCGCCGTGACGGATCGCGACGTCATGCTCAGCGATGGGACCACCGTGACGACCAATACGCTGGTCTGGACCGCCGGCATTACCCCGCATGCCCTCTTAGCCACCCTGCCGTGCCCGAAAACGAAGGGCCGGGTCCTCGTCAATGAGTACCTGGAAGTGCCCGGGTGCCCCGGGGTGTGGGCGTTGGGGGACTGTGCGCTCGTGCCGGATGGCCGGACGGGCGCCTTCCATCCGCCCACCGCGCAACATGCGCTCCGGGAAGGGCGGGTGGCGGCGCGGAATATTCTCGCCACCGTGCGCGGTGCCCCGATGAAACCCTTCCGCTACGCGACGATCGGGCTGCTGGCGCCCATCGGGAAACGGACCGGGGTCGCCAACATTCTCGGGGTGAACTTCTCCGGCTTCTTCGCCTGGTGGCTCTGGCGCACCATTTATTTGCTGAAACTCCCGCGCTTGGAGAAGAAACTCCTCGTGGCCTTGGACTGGACCTTAGATGTGCTGTTCTCGAAGGATCTCGTCCACTTTCGCACCTCGCGCCCCCGAACGCCCCCACCGGCGGCGGATGAATTCGAGAAACCGGCCTGA